The following proteins are encoded in a genomic region of Nocardioides renjunii:
- the pepN gene encoding aminopeptidase N: MLPEARERADLLTDVHTRLHLDLTSTEDFGVEATISFRCTRPGADSFLELNGASDVTLDGEPAPYADGRIALTGLGEDNTVRVTARMPYVTDGDGMTVTVDPADGERYVCAHTSMDIAQKVIPCFDQPDIKSTFALRVTAPSHWTVLANGLLEGREPGDTGDTWTFATTPPFSSYLFTLVGGPWVSVTWDEPYAPAPGGTLPFGWHARASQERELRRDADELRRITSACFQHYTTVFEPEYPYADYQQVFAPGLNWGAMEFPGCVVFRDAYLPPGTPTELEREWVASTIAHEMAHMWFGDLVTMRWWEDSWLNESFADFMGFDVAGIAAGYTDAWTSAAITRKPTGYRADRRRSTHPIAEDTEKVVDVDTAFANFDMITYAKGNSALAQLGHWLGEEDFLAGVNTHLTTHAFGNADLAAFLDSLDSATEHDVRAWAAAWLRTTGFDTLVVTRDGGVPVLSREGSRPHRLTVSAYDDAMRLVGSRDVQLGDEPVRLEEFAGRVVVPNSGDETFAVIRPDDESWAAITAGLSSVESQLTRAMLWWTAIDLCEARVIPVDDLVALADRHLRPETHPLVFEGVVRNLQLVIRRYDEPSEVAAHLAVVADIARGAVEGGDPALAPGASRVLARLSADAGFLTDWLGRDDVDQTVRWAAVHRLAELGDASSIDAEAERDKSVAGHHAALTARAAVPTAEAKAEAWERLMSGDLGSHEFDAVAAGFWGWEQADLVHPYLSRYITDGLELARRSGQAMGDVIGDAFPRLPLTPDVRRELRAAVASALEGEVPTVLARAWNDALDDLDRTL, from the coding sequence ATGCTCCCCGAGGCGCGTGAGCGCGCCGACCTGCTGACCGACGTCCACACCCGGCTCCACCTCGACCTCACTTCCACCGAGGACTTCGGTGTCGAGGCGACGATCTCCTTCCGTTGCACCCGTCCGGGCGCCGACTCCTTCCTGGAGCTCAACGGCGCCTCGGACGTCACCCTGGACGGCGAGCCGGCTCCCTACGCCGACGGGCGCATCGCGCTGACCGGCTTGGGCGAGGACAACACGGTCCGCGTCACCGCGCGGATGCCCTACGTCACCGACGGCGACGGCATGACCGTCACGGTCGACCCCGCCGACGGCGAGCGCTACGTGTGCGCGCACACGTCGATGGACATCGCCCAGAAGGTCATCCCCTGCTTCGACCAGCCCGACATCAAGTCGACGTTCGCGCTGCGCGTCACGGCGCCGTCGCACTGGACCGTGCTGGCCAACGGACTGCTCGAGGGGCGCGAGCCGGGCGACACTGGCGACACCTGGACGTTCGCCACCACCCCACCCTTCTCGTCGTACCTCTTCACCCTCGTCGGCGGTCCCTGGGTGTCGGTGACGTGGGACGAGCCGTACGCCCCCGCGCCGGGCGGCACCCTGCCGTTCGGCTGGCACGCCCGCGCCTCGCAGGAGCGCGAGCTGCGCCGCGACGCCGACGAGCTGCGCCGCATCACCAGCGCCTGCTTCCAGCACTACACGACCGTCTTCGAGCCGGAGTACCCCTACGCCGACTACCAGCAGGTCTTCGCGCCGGGGCTCAACTGGGGTGCGATGGAGTTCCCCGGGTGCGTGGTCTTCCGCGACGCCTACCTCCCGCCGGGCACGCCGACCGAGCTCGAGCGGGAGTGGGTCGCCTCGACGATCGCCCACGAGATGGCGCACATGTGGTTCGGCGACCTCGTGACCATGAGGTGGTGGGAGGACTCGTGGCTCAACGAGTCGTTCGCCGACTTCATGGGCTTCGACGTCGCGGGGATCGCGGCCGGCTACACCGACGCATGGACCTCGGCCGCGATCACCCGCAAGCCGACCGGCTACCGCGCGGACCGCCGTCGCTCCACGCACCCGATCGCGGAGGACACCGAGAAGGTGGTCGACGTCGACACCGCCTTCGCCAACTTCGACATGATCACCTACGCCAAGGGCAACTCCGCCCTCGCGCAGCTCGGACACTGGCTGGGTGAGGAGGACTTCCTCGCCGGGGTCAACACGCACCTCACCACCCACGCCTTCGGCAACGCCGACCTCGCCGCCTTCCTCGACTCGCTCGACTCCGCGACCGAGCACGACGTCCGGGCCTGGGCGGCGGCATGGCTGCGCACGACCGGCTTCGACACCCTCGTCGTGACCCGTGACGGCGGCGTGCCGGTCCTCTCCCGCGAGGGCTCGCGGCCGCACCGCCTCACCGTCTCGGCGTACGACGACGCGATGCGGCTCGTCGGCTCCCGCGACGTCCAGCTGGGCGACGAGCCGGTCCGGCTCGAGGAGTTCGCCGGCCGCGTCGTGGTCCCCAACTCCGGCGACGAGACCTTCGCCGTGATCCGCCCCGACGACGAGTCGTGGGCGGCGATCACCGCCGGCCTGTCGTCGGTGGAGTCGCAGCTGACGCGGGCGATGCTCTGGTGGACCGCGATCGACCTCTGCGAGGCGCGGGTGATCCCGGTCGACGACCTGGTCGCGCTCGCCGACCGGCACCTGCGCCCCGAGACCCACCCGCTGGTCTTCGAGGGGGTCGTGCGCAACCTCCAGCTCGTCATCCGGCGCTACGACGAGCCGAGCGAGGTCGCCGCGCACCTGGCCGTGGTGGCCGACATCGCCCGCGGTGCCGTCGAGGGAGGCGACCCCGCCCTGGCTCCGGGGGCGTCACGGGTGCTCGCCCGGCTCAGTGCCGACGCGGGCTTCCTGACCGACTGGCTGGGCCGCGACGACGTCGACCAGACCGTCCGCTGGGCGGCCGTCCACCGGCTCGCCGAGCTGGGCGACGCGTCGTCCATCGACGCCGAGGCGGAGCGCGACAAGTCCGTCGCGGGCCACCATGCCGCGCTGACCGCCCGCGCGGCCGTGCCCACCGCCGAGGCGAAGGCCGAGGCGTGGGAGCGGCTGATGAGCGGCGACCTCGGCAGCCACGAGTTCGACGCCGTCGCCGCCGGGTTCTGGGGCTGGGAGCAGGCCGACCTGGTCCACCCCTACCTGTCGCGCTACATCACCGACGGCCTCGAGCTGGCCCGCCGGTCCGGTCAGGCGATGGGCGACGTCATCGGCGACGCCTTCCCCCGCCTGCCGCTCACCCCGGACGTACGCCGCGAGCTCCGCGCCGCCGTCGCCTCCGCCCTCGAGGGCGAGGTGCCCACGGTCCTGGCCCGGGCGTGGAACGACGCGCTGGACGACCTGGACCGGACGTTGTGA
- a CDS encoding 50S ribosomal protein L25/general stress protein Ctc, protein MSAPEKIAAEPRTEFGKGAARRIRRENKIPAVIYGHGNEPVHVILPGHQTMMALKHGGANALLALDVDGSEQLALTKDVQIDPIRRVIEHLDFVAVRRGEKVTVDVPIHVVGEAASETLVVNENTVVSVEAEATHIPEFFEVSVEGAAAGTQILAKDLNLPSGTTLLADEDLLIVNVTEQISAEALEAELEEAEADAGIEHDVSDAEIAEAQEEAIAADSGESAESGDSDSE, encoded by the coding sequence ATGTCTGCCCCCGAGAAGATCGCCGCCGAGCCCCGCACCGAGTTCGGCAAGGGCGCCGCCCGCCGCATCCGCCGCGAGAACAAGATCCCCGCCGTCATCTACGGCCACGGCAACGAGCCGGTCCACGTGATCCTGCCCGGCCACCAGACGATGATGGCCCTCAAGCACGGTGGCGCCAACGCGCTGCTCGCGCTCGACGTCGACGGCTCCGAGCAGCTCGCGCTGACCAAGGACGTCCAGATCGACCCGATCCGCCGCGTCATCGAGCACCTCGACTTCGTCGCCGTCCGCCGCGGCGAGAAGGTCACCGTCGACGTCCCGATCCACGTCGTGGGCGAGGCCGCCTCCGAGACGCTGGTCGTCAACGAGAACACCGTCGTCTCCGTCGAGGCCGAGGCCACCCACATCCCCGAATTCTTCGAGGTCTCCGTCGAGGGCGCCGCCGCCGGCACCCAGATCCTCGCCAAGGACCTGAACCTCCCCTCGGGCACCACGCTGCTCGCCGACGAGGACCTGCTCATCGTCAACGTGACCGAGCAGATCTCCGCCGAGGCCCTCGAGGCCGAGCTGGAGGAGGCCGAGGCCGACGCCGGCATCGAGCACGACGTCTCCGACGCCGAGATCGCCGAGGCGCAGGAGGAGGCCATCGCGGCCGACTCCGGCGAGTCGGCCGAGTCGGGCGACTCCGACTCCGAGTGA
- a CDS encoding ribose-phosphate diphosphokinase, whose product MKRTTEKNLMVFSGRAYPDLSHEVADLLECGLVPQDARAFANGELYVRYEESVRGCDAFVIQSHTAPINEWIMEHLIMVDALKRASAKRITVVMPFYGYARQDKKHRGREPISARLMADLFKTAGADRLITVDLHADQIQGFFDGPVDHLMALPILTDYVKEKYGDQQLAVVSPDAGRIKVAERWSARLGGVPLAFIHKTRRIDVANEVVANRVVGDVHGKICILTDDMIDTGGTIVKAAEACMAEGAAGVIIAATHPILSDPAVDRLKNSSAMEVVVTNTLPVPADKQFDKLTTLSIAPLIARAIREVFEDGSVTSMFDGHA is encoded by the coding sequence ATGAAGCGGACCACGGAGAAGAACCTCATGGTCTTCAGCGGGCGGGCCTACCCCGACCTGTCCCACGAGGTCGCCGACCTCCTCGAGTGCGGGCTCGTCCCGCAGGACGCGCGGGCCTTCGCCAACGGCGAGCTCTACGTCCGCTACGAGGAGTCCGTGCGCGGCTGCGACGCCTTCGTGATCCAGAGCCACACGGCGCCGATCAACGAGTGGATCATGGAGCACCTGATCATGGTCGACGCGCTCAAGCGCGCCTCGGCCAAGCGGATCACGGTGGTCATGCCGTTCTACGGCTACGCCCGCCAGGACAAGAAGCATCGCGGCCGCGAGCCGATCTCGGCCCGCCTGATGGCCGACCTGTTCAAGACCGCCGGCGCCGACCGGCTGATCACCGTCGACCTGCACGCCGACCAGATCCAGGGGTTCTTCGACGGCCCCGTCGACCACCTGATGGCGCTGCCGATCCTCACCGACTACGTCAAGGAGAAGTACGGCGACCAGCAGCTGGCCGTCGTCTCCCCGGACGCCGGCCGGATCAAGGTCGCCGAGCGCTGGTCGGCCCGCCTCGGCGGCGTTCCGCTGGCCTTCATCCACAAGACCCGCCGCATCGACGTGGCCAACGAGGTCGTCGCCAACCGCGTGGTCGGTGACGTGCACGGCAAGATCTGCATCCTGACCGACGACATGATCGACACCGGCGGGACGATTGTGAAGGCCGCCGAGGCGTGCATGGCCGAGGGCGCCGCCGGCGTCATCATCGCCGCGACGCACCCGATCCTGTCCGACCCCGCGGTCGACCGGCTGAAGAACTCCTCCGCGATGGAGGTCGTGGTGACCAACACCCTGCCGGTCCCCGCCGACAAGCAGTTCGACAAGCTCACGACGCTGTCCATCGCGCCGCTGATCGCTCGGGCCATCCGCGAGGTGTTCGAGGACGGGTCCGTGACGTCGATGTTCGACGGGCACGCGTAG
- the pth gene encoding aminoacyl-tRNA hydrolase, protein MSEAADGVWLVVGLGNPGPAYAGHRHNIGYLVADELASRMGSPFRSHKTGRADVVEGRLSLGGPRVVLARGRGYMNESGGPVKALATFYKVAPDHVIAIHDELDIAFGTLRIKLGGGDNGHNGLKSMRSSLGTGDFYRVRAGIGRPPGRQDVADFVLSNYSTTERKELPFQVSDAADAVESIITDGLEKTQQRFNS, encoded by the coding sequence ATGAGTGAGGCAGCGGACGGCGTGTGGCTGGTGGTCGGCCTGGGCAACCCCGGCCCGGCCTACGCCGGGCACCGCCACAACATCGGCTACCTCGTCGCCGACGAGCTCGCGAGCCGGATGGGGAGCCCGTTCCGGAGCCACAAGACCGGCCGCGCCGACGTCGTCGAGGGCCGGCTCTCGCTGGGCGGCCCGCGCGTGGTGCTGGCCCGCGGCCGCGGCTACATGAACGAGTCCGGCGGGCCGGTGAAGGCGCTCGCCACGTTCTACAAGGTCGCCCCCGACCACGTCATCGCGATCCACGACGAGCTCGACATCGCCTTCGGGACGCTGCGGATCAAGCTCGGCGGCGGCGACAACGGCCACAACGGACTCAAGTCCATGCGCTCCTCGCTCGGCACGGGCGACTTCTACCGGGTGCGGGCCGGCATCGGCCGCCCGCCCGGTCGCCAGGACGTGGCCGACTTCGTGCTGTCCAACTACTCCACGACCGAGCGCAAGGAGCTGCCGTTCCAGGTCTCCGACGCCGCCGACGCGGTCGAGTCGATCATCACCGACGGGCTCGAGAAGACCCAGCAGCGCTTCAACTCCTGA